From Blattabacterium cuenoti, the proteins below share one genomic window:
- a CDS encoding biotin--[acetyl-CoA-carboxylase] ligase, with the protein MKNFIWPIYLIFIKKVDSTNKYLKKNKSIYYNKDWIIVWSKNQTKGRGVGKNNWISEKEKNLTFSIFIKSITLDTKKAYIINLLISNAIHKILFFHYKMLVWIKWPNDIILMNKKIGGILIENEIFFKKIKKIIVGIGLNVNQTNFDIQTNISSMKQIYNNHFHLDKLLYEIIYSIQNECFLFTSYGESFIRKYYIKFLYRKNKKTRFFIFNNSNCEIKGFTDGIIRNITNEGHLIVELLYNKKKISFFSQKEIKTFF; encoded by the coding sequence TTGAAAAATTTCATTTGGCCAATATATTTAATCTTTATAAAAAAAGTTGATTCTACAAATAAATACCTGAAAAAAAATAAATCAATTTATTATAACAAAGATTGGATTATTGTTTGGTCTAAAAATCAAACAAAAGGAAGAGGAGTAGGAAAAAATAACTGGATATCAGAAAAAGAAAAAAATTTAACTTTTAGCATTTTTATAAAATCTATTACTCTAGATACTAAAAAAGCGTATATAATTAATTTACTTATAAGCAATGCTATTCATAAAATATTGTTTTTTCATTATAAAATGTTAGTTTGGATAAAATGGCCTAATGATATTATCCTCATGAATAAAAAAATTGGTGGTATTTTAATTGAAAATGAAATTTTTTTCAAAAAAATAAAGAAGATTATTGTAGGAATAGGTTTAAACGTAAATCAAACAAATTTTGATATTCAAACTAATATTTCTTCTATGAAACAAATTTATAATAATCATTTTCATTTAGATAAATTATTATATGAAATAATCTATTCTATTCAAAATGAATGTTTTCTTTTTACAAGCTATGGAGAATCATTTATAAGAAAATATTATATAAAATTTTTATACAGAAAAAATAAAAAAACTCGTTTTTTTATTTTCAATAATTCCAATTGTGAAATAAAAGGATTTACTGATGGAATCATACGAAATATTACAAATGAGGGACATTTAATTGTTGAATTATTATACAACAAGAAAAAAATATCTTTTTTTTCTCAAAAAGAAATAAAAACTTTTTTTTGA
- the yidC gene encoding membrane protein insertase YidC produces MKVRNLDYNSIIGLFLILSILIFFTYFNKENIENKKYVKKKKIETFFLKNSNNRNSKTKDFILENKVLRLKVTSLGGSISEVFLKKYKAYDANYLVHKKNLYLIKDSSFLYNMAFPFSNKKGNEKLIHTNSLLFYPFFFKNEKNFTILVMRAKNPYNNGFIEHIYILKSKNQYDLDFQIRTINLSSSFKIGEEASINLEQKIFSLEKDKKWENSYTQVYYSTINNNENRKIKYLSEKEEEEKKITDLNWLANKQQFFASIFIFKKPFDHSFVRSENFLSGPFLKKVKSKFLFKIKKNKEIKILFRLYFGPLDFSFLKKYDQKIENIIPFGWGFLKWINKYFFLLIFSFLEKTNLNYGIIIILMTIVVKLILSPITYKQYKLSAMMKFIRPEIDNINNKFKNYDTLIKQREIIKLYKKAGINPMSGCFSAIFQIPIFYSLFKFFPTLINLRGKHFLWVKDLTSYDSILELPFFIPFYGNHVSLLTLLYSIALLVYTKLSNNEKNNYSEDISNMDFLLYFMPVVMLLFINSYASGLSLYYFTSNVINIGLIFFIKKYMLNENKIRQKIQERQKRN; encoded by the coding sequence ATGAAGGTTAGAAATTTAGATTATAATTCTATAATTGGTTTGTTTCTTATTTTATCTATCTTAATATTTTTTACTTATTTCAATAAGGAAAATATTGAAAATAAAAAATATGTAAAAAAAAAAAAGATAGAAACTTTTTTTTTAAAAAATTCTAACAATAGAAATAGTAAAACAAAAGATTTTATTTTAGAAAATAAAGTTTTAAGATTAAAGGTCACTAGTTTAGGAGGATCTATTAGTGAAGTCTTTTTAAAAAAATATAAGGCATACGATGCTAATTATTTAGTTCATAAAAAAAATCTTTATCTAATAAAAGATTCTAGTTTTTTATACAACATGGCTTTTCCTTTTTCGAATAAAAAAGGAAATGAAAAATTAATACATACAAATTCTCTATTATTTTATCCTTTTTTTTTTAAAAACGAAAAAAACTTTACAATTCTTGTTATGAGGGCTAAAAATCCTTATAATAATGGTTTTATAGAACATATTTATATTTTAAAATCGAAGAATCAATATGATTTAGATTTTCAGATCCGTACAATTAATTTATCTTCTTCTTTTAAAATAGGTGAGGAAGCATCAATAAATTTAGAACAGAAGATTTTTTCTTTAGAAAAGGATAAAAAATGGGAAAATTCTTATACACAAGTTTATTATTCTACTATAAATAATAATGAAAATAGAAAAATTAAATACTTATCTGAAAAAGAGGAAGAAGAGAAAAAAATAACTGATTTAAATTGGTTAGCTAATAAACAACAATTTTTCGCATCTATATTTATCTTTAAAAAACCATTTGATCATTCTTTTGTTCGTTCTGAGAATTTCCTTTCTGGACCATTTTTAAAAAAAGTTAAATCAAAATTTCTTTTCAAAATAAAAAAGAATAAGGAAATAAAAATTTTATTTCGATTATATTTTGGTCCATTGGATTTTTCTTTTCTAAAAAAATATGATCAAAAAATAGAAAACATTATTCCATTTGGTTGGGGTTTTTTAAAATGGATAAATAAATATTTTTTTTTGTTAATTTTCTCTTTTTTAGAAAAAACAAATTTAAATTATGGAATAATCATTATTCTGATGACTATTGTAGTTAAATTGATTTTATCACCCATAACTTATAAACAATATAAGTTAAGTGCTATGATGAAATTTATACGTCCAGAAATAGATAATATAAATAATAAATTCAAAAATTATGATACATTAATAAAACAAAGAGAAATAATAAAATTGTATAAAAAAGCAGGAATCAATCCTATGTCTGGATGTTTTTCAGCTATTTTTCAAATCCCTATTTTTTATTCTTTATTTAAATTTTTTCCTACTTTGATAAATCTTAGAGGAAAACATTTTCTATGGGTTAAAGATTTGACATCTTATGACTCAATTTTAGAATTACCATTTTTTATTCCATTTTATGGAAATCATGTAAGTCTTCTTACTTTATTATATTCAATAGCTCTTTTAGTTTATACTAAATTAAGTAACAATGAAAAAAATAATTACAGTGAAGATATCTCTAATATGGATTTTTTATTATATTTCATGCCTGTAGTTATGTTATTGTTTATAAACAGCTATGCATCTGGACTTTCACTTTATTATTTTACATCTAATGTTATTAATATTGGATTAATTTTTTTTATAAAAAAATACATGTTGAATGAAAATAAAATTCGTCAAAAAATTCAGGAAAGACAAAAACGTAATTAA
- a CDS encoding CTP synthase: protein MGTKYIFVTGGVTSSLGKGIISASLGMLLKKRGYKITIQKLDPYFNIDSGTLNPYEHGECFVTKDGYETDLDLGYYERFLDQSMTKDNNVTSGLIYKTVIDNERKGVYLGKTVQVIPHITDEIKKCIKKLIEKKNYDIVIIEIGGTVGDIESLPYIETVRQLKWNLGRFNSLVIHLTLLPYISVTGEIKTKPTQYSVRNLMEKGIQADILVCRTEKHITKNIRDKLALFCNIESEHVIESIDTKMIYDLPFLLYKQNFDKVVLNCLKLSTSTSPKLDKWNVFINRYKNPKYKINIALVGKYISLRDSYKSIEEALIHGGTENEVRINIRWIYSGMIKEKNVNKYFDKISGILIAPGFGSRGIEGKILATKYARENQIPFLGICLGMQIALIEFARNVLNIKEADSIEMNPNTIYPVINLMKKQKNLTRKGGTMRLGEWKCSLIKNSKIFSIYGKKEILERHRHRYEFNNDYIHLFSKSGMESVGINNETGLVEAIELKNHIFFLGVQYHPEYSSTITKPHPLFKNFVKASKNYRKSIMYEG, encoded by the coding sequence TTGGGAACAAAATACATTTTTGTCACAGGAGGTGTTACCTCATCATTAGGTAAAGGTATTATATCTGCTTCTTTAGGAATGTTATTAAAAAAAAGAGGTTATAAGATAACGATACAAAAATTAGATCCTTATTTTAATATTGATTCTGGAACTTTAAATCCTTATGAACATGGGGAATGTTTTGTTACAAAAGATGGTTATGAAACAGATTTAGATTTAGGATATTATGAAAGATTTTTAGATCAATCAATGACTAAAGATAATAATGTTACATCTGGGTTGATATATAAAACAGTCATAGACAATGAAAGGAAAGGTGTCTATTTAGGTAAAACGGTACAGGTTATACCACATATTACAGATGAAATTAAAAAATGTATTAAAAAACTTATCGAAAAAAAAAATTATGATATTGTTATTATAGAAATAGGAGGGACAGTTGGTGATATAGAAAGTTTACCTTATATAGAAACTGTACGTCAACTAAAATGGAATTTGGGAAGATTTAATAGTCTTGTTATTCATTTAACTTTATTGCCATATATATCAGTTACAGGGGAAATAAAAACAAAACCTACACAATATTCTGTAAGAAATTTAATGGAAAAAGGAATTCAAGCTGATATTTTAGTTTGTAGAACAGAAAAACATATAACCAAAAATATACGTGATAAATTAGCATTATTTTGTAATATAGAATCTGAACATGTTATAGAATCTATTGATACTAAAATGATTTATGATCTTCCATTTCTCTTATACAAGCAAAATTTTGATAAAGTAGTATTGAATTGTTTAAAGTTATCAACTTCCACCTCTCCAAAGTTAGATAAATGGAATGTTTTTATAAATAGATACAAAAATCCTAAGTATAAGATAAATATAGCTTTAGTAGGTAAATATATTTCTTTACGTGATTCTTATAAATCTATAGAAGAAGCATTAATTCATGGAGGAACAGAAAATGAAGTTCGTATTAATATTAGGTGGATTTATTCTGGAATGATCAAAGAAAAAAATGTAAACAAATATTTTGATAAAATATCTGGAATACTGATTGCTCCTGGATTTGGTAGTAGAGGAATAGAAGGTAAAATTCTTGCCACAAAATATGCAAGAGAAAATCAAATTCCTTTTTTAGGAATATGTTTAGGAATGCAAATAGCATTAATAGAATTTGCTAGAAATGTTTTAAATATAAAAGAAGCGGATAGCATTGAAATGAATCCTAATACTATTTATCCTGTTATCAATCTGATGAAAAAACAAAAAAATTTAACTAGAAAGGGTGGAACTATGCGTTTAGGAGAATGGAAATGTTCTTTAATAAAAAATTCTAAGATATTTTCTATCTATGGAAAGAAAGAAATTTTAGAAAGACACCGTCATAGATATGAATTTAATAATGATTATATACATCTTTTTTCTAAATCTGGAATGGAATCAGTAGGAATTAATAATGAGACAGGATTGGTAGAAGCAATAGAGTTAAAAAATCATATTTTTTTCTTAGGAGTTCAATATCACCCTGAATATAGTAGTACAATTACAAAACCACATCCTTTATTCAAGAATTTTGTAAAAGCGTCTAAAAATTATAGAAAAAGTATTATGTATGAAGGTTAG
- the clpX gene encoding ATP-dependent Clp protease ATP-binding subunit ClpX, with translation MENSLICNFCGKKKDEITFIISGINGHICNFCIEKTYSIIHKNFSAKKENKNENNEKIEIKKPKEIKKFLDEYLIGQEDTKKIISVAVYNHYKRIFFEKKKKNEKDKHDVEIEKSNILLIGNTGTGKTLLAKSISKLLKVPFTIADATSLTEAGYVGEDVESILTRLLQSANYNVNYAEKGIVFIDEIDKISRKKGNPSITRDVSGEGVQQALLKILEGSNINVPPQGGRKHPDQKMIQMNTNNILFIAGGTFDGIEDILYDRIHKISIGFFSNRNENKNMIKNIMAHDLKSFGLIPELIGRFPIITYLNPLNKDLLKRVLLEPKNALIKQYQKLFEMENISLNLTGDAADVIVDHTIKLGLGARGLRFFCEKIFLDYFFNINKKTKKTKLNIDKDIVVKKLS, from the coding sequence ATGGAAAATTCATTAATCTGCAATTTCTGCGGTAAAAAAAAAGATGAAATTACTTTTATTATATCAGGTATTAATGGTCATATTTGCAATTTTTGTATAGAAAAGACTTATTCTATTATTCATAAAAATTTTTCTGCAAAAAAAGAAAATAAAAATGAAAATAACGAAAAAATAGAAATTAAAAAACCTAAAGAAATAAAAAAATTTTTAGATGAATATCTAATAGGACAAGAAGATACAAAAAAAATTATTTCTGTAGCTGTTTATAATCATTATAAACGTATTTTTTTTGAAAAAAAAAAGAAAAATGAAAAAGATAAACATGATGTAGAGATAGAAAAATCTAATATATTATTAATAGGAAATACAGGTACAGGAAAAACATTACTTGCAAAAAGTATATCTAAACTTTTAAAAGTTCCTTTTACAATAGCAGATGCTACTTCATTAACAGAAGCAGGTTACGTTGGAGAAGATGTAGAATCTATTTTAACAAGATTATTACAATCTGCTAATTACAATGTAAATTATGCTGAAAAAGGAATAGTATTTATAGATGAAATTGATAAAATCTCAAGGAAAAAAGGAAATCCATCTATTACAAGAGATGTGTCCGGAGAAGGGGTACAACAAGCTTTACTTAAAATATTAGAAGGTTCTAATATCAATGTTCCTCCTCAAGGAGGAAGAAAACATCCAGATCAAAAAATGATACAAATGAATACAAATAATATTTTATTTATAGCTGGAGGAACTTTTGATGGCATAGAAGATATTTTATATGATAGAATACACAAAATATCTATAGGATTTTTTTCGAATAGAAATGAAAATAAAAATATGATAAAAAATATCATGGCTCATGACTTAAAATCATTTGGATTAATACCTGAACTTATAGGTAGATTTCCTATCATTACATATTTGAATCCATTAAATAAAGATTTATTAAAAAGAGTTTTATTAGAGCCTAAAAATGCTTTAATAAAACAATATCAAAAATTATTTGAAATGGAGAACATATCTTTAAATTTAACAGGAGATGCTGCAGATGTAATAGTCGACCATACAATAAAATTAGGCTTAGGAGCTAGAGGTTTACGTTTTTTTTGTGAAAAAATATTTTTAGATTATTTTTTTAACATCAATAAAAAAACTAAAAAAACAAAACTAAATATAGATAAAGATATAGTTGTAAAAAAATTATCTTAA
- the obgE gene encoding GTPase ObgE has product MKKNFIDSIKIYCKSGDGGKGCIHFHREKYIIKGKPDGGSGGKGGDIIIRGNSRIQTFIHLKYNRYWVAKTGFTGKKNNSTGANGKNLLIEVPIGTIIKDENKNILIEIEKNFQEKILLEGGKGGRGNSFFRSSTWRSPYYSQSGIKTKGNWFLLELKILADVGIIGFPNAGKSTLLSKITKSKPKIGNYPFTTIIPNLGIVEFGYNKFIVADIPGIIEDASEGKGLGLFFLKHIERNSILLFLISSETRNKKKEYSILLKELEKFNPILLKKKRILVISKSDLIEHETKEKEKKVIEKDFFGEKIFFISSIKNNGIFSLKKELWNQINLNNSN; this is encoded by the coding sequence ATGAAAAAAAATTTTATAGATTCTATAAAAATCTATTGTAAAAGTGGAGATGGAGGTAAAGGATGTATTCATTTTCATAGGGAAAAATATATAATAAAAGGAAAACCAGATGGAGGTTCTGGAGGAAAAGGTGGAGATATTATTATAAGAGGAAATTCTCGTATTCAAACATTTATTCATTTAAAATATAATAGATATTGGGTAGCAAAAACTGGATTTACAGGTAAAAAAAATAATTCAACCGGAGCTAATGGTAAAAATTTACTTATAGAAGTACCTATAGGCACTATAATAAAAGATGAAAATAAAAATATTCTGATTGAAATTGAAAAAAATTTTCAAGAAAAAATATTGTTAGAAGGAGGAAAAGGTGGAAGAGGTAATTCTTTTTTTAGAAGTTCTACATGGAGATCTCCTTACTATTCTCAATCGGGAATAAAAACTAAAGGCAACTGGTTTTTATTAGAATTAAAAATATTGGCAGATGTTGGTATTATTGGATTTCCTAATGCTGGAAAATCTACTTTACTATCTAAAATAACAAAATCTAAACCAAAAATAGGAAATTATCCTTTCACTACTATTATTCCAAATTTGGGAATAGTTGAATTTGGTTATAATAAATTTATTGTTGCAGATATACCTGGTATTATAGAAGATGCATCAGAAGGAAAAGGCTTGGGCCTTTTTTTTTTAAAACATATAGAACGAAATTCTATTTTATTATTTTTGATTTCTTCAGAAACAAGAAACAAGAAAAAAGAGTACTCTATATTATTAAAAGAATTAGAAAAATTTAATCCAATATTATTAAAAAAAAAACGTATACTAGTTATTTCAAAATCAGATTTAATAGAACATGAAACAAAAGAAAAAGAAAAAAAAGTGATTGAAAAAGATTTTTTTGGAGAAAAAATTTTTTTCATTTCATCTATTAAAAATAATGGAATTTTTAGTTTAAAAAAAGAATTGTGGAATCAAATTAATTTGAATAATTCAAATTAA
- a CDS encoding adenylate kinase family protein has protein sequence MIHIILFGPPGCGKGTQARILSKKFGWYHLSTGKIFRKHIKFKTDFGKKIFSFLKEGKLVPDYITKNLVKIEIEKNVFSDGIIYDGYPRTKNQIFFLEEILKNLYLGNINIIFSFFIREKLLIDRLIKRGKISDRDDDNNILTIYKRIEEYKNNTEYIWNNEKWKKYIVNIQASLSINNISFFIEKNILKRIKYF, from the coding sequence ATGATACATATCATATTATTTGGACCACCAGGATGTGGAAAAGGAACTCAAGCCCGTATATTATCTAAAAAATTTGGATGGTATCATTTATCTACTGGAAAAATATTTAGAAAACATATCAAGTTTAAAACAGATTTTGGAAAAAAAATTTTTTCTTTTCTCAAAGAAGGAAAATTAGTTCCTGATTATATAACTAAAAATCTAGTGAAAATAGAAATTGAAAAAAATGTTTTTTCAGATGGAATTATTTACGATGGATATCCTAGAACAAAAAATCAAATTTTCTTTTTAGAAGAAATATTGAAGAATCTTTATTTAGGAAATATAAATATAATTTTTTCTTTTTTTATAAGAGAAAAATTACTAATAGATAGATTGATAAAAAGAGGAAAAATAAGTGATCGTGATGATGATAACAATATTTTAACTATTTACAAAAGAATTGAAGAATATAAAAATAACACAGAATACATTTGGAATAATGAAAAATGGAAAAAATATATTGTGAACATACAAGCTTCTTTATCTATTAATAATATATCTTTTTTTATAGAGAAAAATATCTTAAAAAGAATAAAATATTTTTAA
- the lpdA gene encoding dihydrolipoyl dehydrogenase, translating into MHFDVIVLGSGPGGYVASIRAAQLGMKVAMIEKESLGGVCLNWGCIPTKSLLRSAQILQNIKENKDLFGLHDPINLDYSKILSKSRDVVKKMRNGISFLMKKNQIHIVYGIARLKKGKIVEIYQNGNKIKEYISTYIIIATGSIPRKKKFQELNKKIIGYKEALNLSFLPKKIIIVGSGSVGLEFSYFYHSMGVKVILIEKNSRIFPSGDQEISDSIKTYFNQMGIECYVSSFIKKIIKNNQGVITADVQTPNFLLKEKADIIFYATGVIPNTKFLGLKNIGIHTNEKGFIIVDEKYKTNIDGYYAIGDVIEGPSLAHVASREAITCVENIKGLNTQKIDYNNIPKCVYCYPEIASVGYTEKEAIEKGYQIRVGKFPFSAIGKSVCNEKTEGFVKVIFDDKYDEWLGCHMIGYNVTDLISEVVVARNLESTNYEIINCIHPHPSLSECIIESISNAYGRAIHL; encoded by the coding sequence ATGCATTTTGATGTTATTGTTTTAGGAAGTGGACCAGGAGGTTACGTTGCTTCTATTCGTGCAGCACAATTGGGTATGAAAGTAGCGATGATTGAGAAGGAATCTCTTGGTGGAGTATGTTTAAATTGGGGTTGCATTCCTACAAAATCTCTTTTGAGAAGTGCTCAAATATTACAGAATATAAAAGAAAATAAGGATTTATTTGGATTACATGATCCTATTAATCTAGATTATTCTAAAATTCTTTCTAAAAGCAGAGATGTAGTAAAAAAAATGAGGAATGGAATATCATTTTTAATGAAAAAAAATCAAATACATATTGTTTATGGTATTGCAAGACTAAAAAAAGGAAAAATTGTTGAAATTTATCAAAATGGAAATAAAATAAAAGAATATATATCTACATATATAATTATAGCTACAGGTTCTATTCCTAGAAAAAAAAAGTTTCAAGAATTGAATAAAAAAATAATAGGATATAAGGAAGCATTAAATCTATCTTTTTTGCCTAAAAAAATAATTATTGTTGGTTCTGGTTCCGTAGGGTTGGAATTTTCCTATTTTTATCATTCTATGGGAGTAAAAGTCATTCTTATAGAAAAAAATTCTCGTATTTTTCCAAGTGGAGATCAAGAAATATCTGATTCTATAAAGACATATTTTAATCAAATGGGAATAGAATGTTATGTTTCTTCCTTTATTAAAAAAATAATAAAAAACAATCAAGGAGTTATAACAGCAGATGTTCAAACACCGAATTTTCTATTAAAGGAGAAAGCGGATATAATATTTTATGCTACTGGAGTAATTCCAAATACTAAATTTTTAGGATTGAAAAATATAGGAATTCACACTAATGAAAAAGGTTTTATTATTGTAGATGAAAAATATAAAACGAATATAGATGGATATTATGCTATTGGAGATGTAATAGAAGGTCCATCCTTGGCTCATGTAGCTTCACGTGAAGCTATAACTTGTGTAGAAAATATAAAAGGTTTAAATACACAAAAAATAGATTATAATAATATACCTAAGTGTGTTTATTGTTATCCTGAAATAGCATCAGTTGGTTATACAGAAAAAGAAGCAATAGAAAAAGGTTATCAAATAAGAGTAGGTAAATTTCCTTTTAGCGCTATCGGAAAATCTGTTTGTAATGAAAAAACAGAAGGATTTGTTAAAGTCATATTTGACGATAAGTATGATGAATGGTTAGGTTGTCATATGATAGGATATAATGTGACGGATCTTATTTCAGAGGTAGTTGTTGCCAGAAATTTAGAATCTACCAACTATGAAATTATAAATTGTATTCACCCACATCCTTCATTAAGTGAATGTATAATAGAATCTATTTCAAATGCTTATGGAAGAGCGATCCATTTATAA
- the fsa gene encoding fructose-6-phosphate aldolase: MKFFIDTANVEEIRKAKNLGVLDGVTTNPSLLSKENLSIKEIDNHYLSICKILEETGKKGDISAEIISSNYEDIIQEGEKLSSIHPKIVVKIPISKNGLKAIQYFSKKNIKTNCTLVFSSGQALLAAKAGSNYVSPFIGRIDDLSSNGLTLIKEIKDIYDTFHFKSKIIGASIRNTLHIIECAKIGIYAVTSPLKIIETLLYHPLTNKGLEKFLKDYKEKIY, encoded by the coding sequence ATGAAATTTTTTATAGATACAGCTAATGTAGAAGAAATAAGAAAGGCTAAAAATTTAGGAGTACTTGATGGTGTTACAACTAATCCTTCCTTATTATCTAAAGAGAATCTTTCAATAAAAGAAATTGACAATCATTATTTATCTATTTGCAAAATTTTAGAAGAAACAGGAAAAAAAGGAGATATTAGTGCAGAAATAATTAGTTCAAATTATGAAGATATAATTCAAGAAGGTGAAAAATTATCTTCTATACATCCAAAAATAGTAGTCAAAATACCTATTTCTAAAAATGGATTAAAAGCTATTCAATATTTCTCAAAAAAAAATATTAAAACAAATTGTACTCTTGTTTTTTCTTCTGGACAAGCTCTTTTAGCAGCAAAAGCAGGATCTAATTATGTTTCTCCATTTATAGGAAGAATAGATGATTTATCATCTAATGGTTTAACTTTAATCAAGGAAATAAAAGATATATATGATACTTTTCATTTCAAATCTAAAATTATAGGAGCATCTATACGTAATACATTACACATTATTGAATGTGCTAAAATAGGAATATACGCTGTTACCTCTCCTCTAAAAATAATAGAAACTCTTTTATATCATCCTTTAACAAACAAAGGATTAGAAAAATTTTTAAAAGATTATAAAGAAAAAATTTATTAA
- a CDS encoding outer membrane protein assembly factor BamD encodes MKKKIIFFLLLLITIGCSGDSHSFKSDDIFSFFFPKKWWNSLKIHFSKYEIVILRRFFENLKFKKFTSNSVEMFSDENRLFKHAVDEFIKSLDFNLDQKKTLVAIDLLKTFIQRYPNHEKIKEAKNILDILMKKLEKKDFYIANSYFLMQKYKSSLIYFQDFIKRYPDSIFKEKVLYKICVIKYKMADNKEKASTFFDSYNEYVKLYPNSNSRIKELQMYYKKLIRL; translated from the coding sequence ATGAAAAAAAAAATTATTTTTTTCTTATTATTATTAATAACGATTGGATGTTCTGGAGATTCACATTCTTTTAAATCAGATGATATTTTTTCTTTTTTTTTTCCTAAAAAATGGTGGAATTCTTTAAAAATTCATTTTTCTAAATATGAAATCGTTATCCTGAGAAGATTTTTTGAAAATTTGAAATTTAAAAAATTTACTTCTAATTCTGTAGAAATGTTTTCTGATGAAAATCGTTTGTTTAAACATGCAGTAGATGAATTTATTAAATCTTTAGATTTTAACTTAGATCAAAAAAAAACACTTGTAGCAATTGATTTGTTAAAAACATTTATTCAAAGATATCCTAATCATGAAAAAATAAAAGAAGCAAAAAATATTCTAGATATTTTAATGAAAAAATTAGAAAAAAAAGATTTTTATATAGCAAATTCCTATTTTCTTATGCAAAAATATAAATCTTCTTTAATTTATTTTCAAGATTTCATAAAAAGATATCCAGATAGTATTTTTAAAGAAAAAGTTTTATATAAAATTTGTGTAATAAAATATAAAATGGCAGATAACAAAGAGAAAGCATCAACTTTTTTTGATTCATATAATGAATATGTAAAATTATATCCTAATTCAAATTCTAGAATAAAAGAGTTACAAATGTATTATAAAAAATTAATAAGATTATGA
- a CDS encoding ferritin, whose protein sequence is MFSKKIQESLYKQLYRESESSELYLSMGSLVECKYGHLEGIYNFLYDHSDEERKHMLKIIRYINKRGVYSFLNFKENRVEKESTFFLKNESSLRDLFQILFEHEKKISKEINFLINLTLKEKDYFTYNFLQWFVEEQIEEESITKILLDKISFIGEDKIGLYLFDLDVRKIKIIK, encoded by the coding sequence ATGTTTAGCAAAAAAATACAAGAAAGTTTATATAAACAATTATATAGAGAATCAGAATCTTCTGAATTATATTTATCTATGGGATCTTTGGTAGAATGTAAATATGGTCATTTGGAAGGTATTTATAATTTTTTGTATGATCATTCTGATGAAGAGAGAAAGCATATGTTAAAAATAATAAGATATATAAATAAAAGAGGTGTTTATTCTTTTTTAAATTTTAAAGAAAATAGAGTTGAAAAAGAATCAACTTTTTTTTTAAAAAATGAATCTTCTTTAAGAGATTTATTTCAAATTTTGTTTGAACATGAAAAAAAAATATCGAAAGAAATTAATTTTTTAATTAATTTAACCTTGAAAGAAAAAGATTATTTTACTTATAATTTTTTACAATGGTTTGTTGAGGAACAAATTGAAGAAGAATCAATTACAAAAATTTTATTGGATAAAATTTCTTTTATAGGAGAAGATAAAATCGGTTTATATTTATTTGATTTGGATGTTAGAAAAATTAAAATTATCAAGTAA